The Flavobacterium praedii genome window below encodes:
- a CDS encoding thymidylate synthase, producing the protein MKQYLDLVQHVMSNGCQKGDRTGTGTKSVFGYQMRFDLSEGFPMVTTKKLHLKSIIYELLWFLKGDTNIKYLQDNGVKIWDAWADSNGDLGPVYGHQWRNWNSEEIDQISELITELKSNPNSRRMLVSAWNPSVLPDTTKTFEENVANTKAALPPCHAFFQFYVAAPDETKGETKGKLSCQLYQRSADIFLGVPFNIASYALLTMMIAQVCDLDVGEFIHTFGDAHIYNNHFEQLELQLSREPKPLPKMILNPNIKNIFDFDFDDFTLEGYEPHALIKGNVAV; encoded by the coding sequence ATGAAACAATACCTAGACTTAGTACAACATGTTATGTCCAACGGTTGTCAAAAAGGAGACCGAACAGGAACTGGAACAAAAAGTGTATTTGGATATCAAATGCGATTTGATTTGAGTGAAGGTTTTCCAATGGTTACAACAAAAAAATTACATCTTAAATCTATTATATATGAGTTGTTATGGTTCTTAAAGGGCGATACGAATATAAAATATCTTCAAGATAATGGTGTAAAAATATGGGATGCATGGGCAGATAGTAATGGTGATTTAGGACCTGTTTATGGACATCAATGGCGCAATTGGAATAGTGAGGAAATAGATCAAATTAGCGAACTTATTACCGAGTTAAAATCAAATCCAAACAGTCGAAGAATGCTTGTTTCGGCTTGGAATCCATCTGTATTACCAGATACTACCAAAACATTTGAAGAAAATGTAGCCAATACTAAAGCAGCTTTGCCTCCATGTCATGCTTTTTTTCAATTTTATGTTGCAGCACCTGATGAAACTAAAGGAGAAACTAAAGGAAAATTATCCTGCCAATTGTACCAACGAAGTGCGGATATTTTTTTAGGAGTTCCTTTTAATATTGCTTCTTATGCATTGTTAACCATGATGATAGCGCAAGTTTGTGATCTAGATGTTGGTGAATTTATTCATACTTTTGGTGATGCACACATTTACAATAATCATTTTGAACAACTCGAATTGCAACTTTCTCGCGAGCCAAAACCATTACCCAAAATGATTTTAAATCCTAACATAAAAAACATATTCGATTTTGATTTCGATGATTTTACCTTAGAAGGGTATGAACCACATGCGCTTATAAAAGGCAATGTGGCTGTTTAA
- a CDS encoding carbohydrate kinase family protein has translation MKKTIDIISVGEVLIDFIGHEVNTSINKTKDYHRFLGGSPTNVAVNAARLGLKSILVATCGQDGLGEYIIRKLKANNVITSQVRISETEPTSIIFVSKSTGTPDFIPYREADCQIEKFQIQDEILESAKIFHTTCFALSKNPARTTILESAKKAKSLGLQTSIDVNFSERIWPDREEAKFVLKEYLSTDPLVKLSLDDCFRLFAEEKTEEYIFEYFHALGASTICLTKGKDGVVLSDNTFGVFCQKAMVIPEIKDTTGAGDAFWTGFLYAQLLHKNFEETITIAQKLASIKLQNIGQLPNDINFKEELK, from the coding sequence ATGAAAAAGACCATAGATATTATAAGTGTTGGCGAAGTACTCATTGACTTTATAGGGCATGAAGTAAATACTTCGATAAACAAGACAAAAGATTACCATCGTTTTTTGGGTGGTTCGCCTACAAATGTAGCAGTAAATGCAGCGAGATTAGGATTGAAATCCATTTTGGTAGCTACTTGTGGGCAAGATGGTTTGGGAGAATATATTATTCGAAAATTAAAAGCGAACAACGTAATTACTTCTCAAGTCAGAATATCGGAAACAGAGCCGACTTCAATTATTTTTGTATCAAAATCTACTGGCACACCTGATTTTATTCCTTATAGAGAAGCCGATTGTCAGATCGAAAAGTTTCAAATTCAGGATGAAATTTTAGAAAGCGCAAAGATATTTCATACCACTTGTTTTGCTTTAAGCAAAAATCCAGCTCGTACTACTATTTTAGAAAGTGCCAAAAAAGCAAAATCGTTAGGTTTGCAAACCAGTATTGATGTCAATTTTTCAGAAAGAATTTGGCCAGACCGAGAGGAAGCCAAGTTTGTTCTAAAAGAATACTTGTCTACAGATCCCCTAGTAAAATTAAGTTTGGATGATTGTTTCAGGCTTTTTGCCGAGGAAAAAACAGAAGAGTATATTTTTGAATATTTCCATGCATTAGGTGCTTCTACCATTTGTTTAACAAAAGGAAAAGATGGTGTTGTACTTTCAGACAATACTTTTGGAGTGTTCTGTCAAAAAGCGATGGTTATTCCAGAGATAAAAGATACAACGGGTGCAGGAGATGCTTTTTGGACGGGATTTTTATATGCACAATTATTGCATAAAAATTTTGAAGAGACAATTACTATTGCACAAAAACTAGCCAGTATAAAGTTGCAGAACATCGGGCAGTTGCCAAATGATATCAATTTTAAAGAAGAATTAAAATAG
- a CDS encoding fructofuranosidase/invertase, giving the protein MNDLHYLKAIDLLRKVSSSNGFLASAQNISNYKRVWARDGVICGLAALASGDDDLIATFQKTLETLGNNQHHNGTVPSNVMTKGDKIEVSYGGLAGRVDAVTWFIIGICQFAFYKKDDAFVKKYQVSIQKCLYLLEAWEFNNKHLLYVPLSGNWADEYITDGYVLYDQLLRIWALKSYNYFAKDSLIASKIEKIKEQIEINFTPKSVGEKYHERAYDEANIQEFMPCSFSPAGYKKQFDAFANSLALYLNIGDQNFQESILKHALKLSSERPLQLIPAFWPPIEEHDLDWNLLKNNCKYEFRNYPNEFHNGGSWPMVNGFFGLALLSKDKKKEALTLLNAINIANAIDDYSFYENFNSETKLPNGVPFCAWSGAATIILHQSINTNFKFFV; this is encoded by the coding sequence ATGAATGATTTACATTATTTAAAAGCAATTGATTTACTTAGAAAAGTATCTTCATCCAATGGTTTTTTGGCGAGCGCCCAAAACATCTCCAATTACAAAAGGGTTTGGGCTCGTGATGGCGTGATTTGCGGATTAGCAGCTTTGGCTTCGGGAGACGATGATTTGATTGCAACATTTCAAAAGACATTGGAAACATTAGGTAATAATCAACATCATAACGGAACTGTTCCTTCAAATGTAATGACAAAAGGAGACAAAATAGAAGTTAGTTATGGCGGATTAGCTGGTAGAGTTGATGCCGTAACTTGGTTTATCATCGGAATTTGTCAATTTGCTTTTTATAAAAAAGACGATGCTTTTGTTAAAAAATACCAAGTCAGCATCCAAAAATGTTTATACCTACTTGAGGCATGGGAATTTAATAATAAACATTTATTGTATGTGCCGCTTTCAGGAAATTGGGCAGACGAATACATAACAGATGGTTATGTTTTATACGATCAATTACTCCGTATTTGGGCACTTAAAAGTTATAACTATTTTGCAAAAGACAGTTTGATTGCTTCTAAAATTGAAAAAATAAAAGAGCAAATTGAAATTAATTTCACTCCAAAATCAGTTGGAGAGAAATACCATGAAAGAGCATATGACGAAGCTAATATTCAAGAATTTATGCCTTGTTCCTTTTCTCCTGCTGGTTATAAAAAACAATTTGATGCTTTTGCCAATTCCCTTGCTTTGTATTTGAATATTGGTGATCAAAATTTTCAAGAAAGTATTCTAAAACACGCCTTAAAACTTTCAAGTGAAAGGCCTTTACAATTAATACCTGCTTTTTGGCCTCCAATTGAAGAACATGATTTAGATTGGAACTTGCTGAAAAATAATTGTAAATATGAATTTAGGAATTATCCAAATGAGTTTCATAACGGGGGCAGTTGGCCTATGGTGAATGGATTCTTTGGCTTGGCATTACTTTCGAAAGATAAAAAGAAGGAAGCCTTAACGCTATTAAATGCCATAAATATAGCCAATGCAATTGATGATTATAGCTTTTATGAAAACTTCAATAGTGAAACGAAACTACCAAATGGTGTTCCGTTTTGCGCATGGAGTGGAGCCGCTACAATTATCTTACACCAAAGTATTAATACAAATTTTAAATTTTTCGTTTAG
- a CDS encoding MFS transporter: MTFKRPKLNFWQIWHMNFGFFGIQFSFGLQQSNMSAIYKYLGADEASLPMLWLAGPITGLIIQPIIGAISDGTWSPKFGRRKPFFLIGAVISSIALIAMPFSSSLWMAASLLWILDASNNIAMEPYRAFVADKLVSEQHSLGFLMQSFFTGLGITLANFTPAILVALGLFAFTDKMSNGIPVYTYWAFFIGAVAAIGSVLISVLTTKEYPPTEQELEVMKREKEKGNVVFRTFNDITKAFKTMPQTMRQLIPMMFFTWYAMFCYWEYITSTLSISIFHTSDSTSDGFSKAQLLTGNLNGTYNIICFMVAFALVPLAYKIGAKGVHFIALTLGGLGLLAIPYLNNTDVLFHIYNPFGTSIQISTIYLYSFGLGISWASMMSMPYQLLAGSIPKEKRGVYMGIFNMFIVIPMALQIVTMQFFVYDLLGKNPINVIRLAGLFLIIGALLTLFIKVKHQNKV, translated from the coding sequence ATGACTTTCAAAAGACCTAAACTTAATTTTTGGCAAATATGGCACATGAATTTTGGATTTTTTGGAATTCAATTTAGTTTCGGATTACAACAAAGTAATATGAGCGCCATTTATAAATACTTGGGTGCTGACGAAGCAAGTTTACCAATGTTATGGCTTGCTGGCCCAATAACAGGATTAATTATTCAACCTATTATTGGAGCAATAAGCGATGGAACATGGTCTCCAAAATTTGGACGCAGAAAACCTTTTTTTCTAATTGGAGCTGTGATTTCTAGTATCGCTTTGATAGCCATGCCCTTCTCTTCTTCTTTGTGGATGGCTGCAAGTTTACTTTGGATTCTTGATGCTTCTAATAATATTGCCATGGAACCTTATCGTGCTTTTGTTGCAGACAAATTAGTGAGTGAACAACATTCCTTGGGTTTTTTAATGCAAAGTTTTTTTACGGGTTTAGGAATTACATTGGCCAATTTCACTCCTGCCATTTTAGTTGCTTTAGGCTTGTTTGCCTTTACTGACAAAATGAGTAACGGAATCCCCGTTTATACCTATTGGGCTTTTTTTATAGGAGCAGTTGCTGCTATAGGATCCGTTTTAATTTCTGTTTTGACCACCAAAGAATACCCTCCAACAGAACAAGAATTAGAAGTGATGAAAAGGGAAAAGGAAAAAGGGAATGTTGTATTTAGAACCTTCAATGATATAACAAAAGCTTTCAAAACAATGCCCCAAACAATGCGTCAACTTATACCCATGATGTTTTTTACTTGGTATGCTATGTTTTGCTATTGGGAATACATCACTTCTACATTATCCATTTCTATTTTTCATACATCAGACTCAACTTCCGATGGGTTTTCTAAAGCACAGCTTTTGACTGGAAATTTAAATGGAACTTATAATATTATTTGTTTTATGGTCGCATTTGCCTTAGTGCCGTTAGCGTATAAAATTGGAGCAAAAGGAGTGCATTTTATAGCCTTAACATTGGGAGGTTTGGGATTGCTCGCTATTCCATATTTAAATAATACAGATGTGCTTTTTCATATTTATAACCCATTTGGAACATCAATACAAATTAGTACCATTTATTTATATTCATTTGGTTTGGGAATTTCATGGGCTTCAATGATGTCTATGCCATATCAATTATTGGCAGGTTCAATTCCCAAAGAAAAACGAGGCGTATATATGGGAATTTTTAATATGTTTATTGTGATTCCAATGGCACTACAAATAGTCACTATGCAGTTTTTTGTATATGATTTATTAGGCAAAAATCCAATCAATGTTATCCGTTTAGCGGGATTATTCTTAATCATTGGTGCCTTATTAACGCTGTTCATTAAAGTAAAACATCAAAATAAAGTATAG
- a CDS encoding glutaredoxin family protein, giving the protein MKKISYLILFFIALFQYNLNAQVVSKPEKIVEKQKKVIIIYGSPDCHYCISAKNILIEKNIDFIFCDIDTDKQALNEMLTKLKRANISTNNLGIPVIDKYGEIFSNNINFDDFLKKLIQ; this is encoded by the coding sequence ATGAAAAAAATCTCGTATTTGATTTTATTTTTTATCGCTCTTTTTCAATATAATTTGAATGCACAAGTTGTTTCAAAACCTGAAAAAATTGTCGAAAAACAAAAAAAAGTTATTATAATTTACGGCAGTCCAGATTGTCATTACTGCATAAGTGCAAAAAATATTTTAATCGAAAAAAATATTGATTTTATTTTTTGTGACATCGATACCGACAAACAAGCTCTTAATGAAATGCTTACTAAATTAAAAAGGGCAAATATCAGTACAAATAATCTTGGCATTCCAGTTATTGATAAATACGGTGAAATTTTTTCAAACAACATCAACTTTGATGATTTTCTAAAAAAACTAATACAATAA
- a CDS encoding TonB-dependent receptor domain-containing protein, with protein MKKIIYLLKRGQLVFALLLFNLSFSQNSTLTGVVSDANGKPISGANITIQNTAKGTSTNDEGSYEFSNLQNENIVIIASYIGYKTTQTSVNINGNTIQNISLTPDANLLNDIIVTGVVGQKTKIKSSLSITSLNTKQIEQSAPRSTAEIFRSIPGIRSESSGGEGNSNISVRGVPISSGGSKYLQIQEDGLPVLLFGDISFATADIFTRFDGNVARIEAIRGGSASTLSSNSPGGIINFISKTGQTEGGTVRTSFGLDYDNFRTDLDYGAKIGDGLYFHVGGFYRAGEGVRKTGFTSNNGGQVKFNITKEFENGKITVYAKFLNDKAVAYMPMPVQVTGTNSNPNWGNVNGFDATTGALQSIYLTHNVGLGPDGELRRGNVADGMNPVSKSIGANASFNLEQGWKLDDNIRYSANSGGFISPFPAEVGSSSTIANSFGVGSSLTYANSGTPFDNPNGLVARIHMFDTKLNDLSNFMNDLKITKKFDKVGITAGFFKSIQNISMSWLWNSYLQEVSDNNPRLINVTNATGNLLSENGLYAYGVPTWGNCCTRNYDTQYNVSAPYVNVTIDATDKLSFEGGLRYDLGKVSGSFAGSAQTIFDINNDGSISVPETSVSAINTANETAVHYDYDYVSYTIGANFLLTEKQSLFARYSKGASAKADRILFSGLDYTDGNKINSLDFLTQAELGYKQKFTKGYVYATAFHSKTDEQGGYEATSNSIIKNNYKSYGLELESSYNVSDNFNLRGALTYTKAEITSGNNNGNEPRRQPKLMYNLMPTYSFLGDKNTIGLSFIGQTKAYTQDSNELIMNGFVIANAFVEIGITKGLSANFSVNNLFDTLAITETEEGAITENTVNYVRARPMPGRSTSVALSYRF; from the coding sequence ATGAAAAAAATCATTTATTTATTAAAAAGGGGACAATTGGTTTTTGCACTATTGTTATTTAACTTGTCTTTTTCCCAAAATTCAACTCTTACAGGGGTTGTTTCTGATGCGAATGGCAAACCAATTTCAGGAGCAAATATTACCATTCAAAATACAGCAAAGGGAACTTCAACCAATGATGAGGGAAGTTACGAATTTTCTAATCTTCAAAATGAAAATATAGTTATAATTGCATCCTACATAGGATATAAAACAACTCAAACATCTGTTAACATAAACGGAAATACAATTCAAAACATTTCATTAACACCAGATGCAAATCTATTAAATGACATAATTGTTACAGGGGTTGTTGGTCAAAAAACTAAAATAAAATCCAGCCTTTCAATTACATCACTTAATACAAAACAAATTGAACAATCGGCTCCAAGATCAACTGCAGAAATTTTTAGATCAATCCCAGGAATTCGTTCTGAATCATCTGGAGGAGAAGGAAACTCAAACATTTCAGTACGTGGGGTGCCAATTTCGTCTGGTGGATCAAAATATTTACAAATTCAAGAAGATGGGCTTCCGGTTCTTTTATTTGGCGATATCTCTTTTGCGACAGCAGACATTTTTACAAGATTTGACGGAAATGTTGCCAGAATCGAAGCCATTCGAGGTGGATCAGCTTCAACCTTATCTTCCAATTCTCCTGGTGGAATCATAAATTTTATCAGTAAAACTGGGCAAACCGAAGGAGGTACGGTTAGAACAAGTTTTGGTTTAGATTACGATAATTTTAGAACGGATTTAGATTATGGAGCAAAAATTGGGGATGGCTTATATTTTCATGTAGGTGGTTTTTATAGAGCAGGCGAAGGAGTCAGAAAAACAGGTTTTACATCAAATAATGGAGGCCAAGTAAAATTTAATATCACAAAAGAATTTGAAAACGGAAAAATAACTGTTTATGCCAAATTTTTAAACGATAAAGCGGTTGCCTATATGCCTATGCCAGTACAAGTTACAGGAACAAATTCTAACCCAAATTGGGGAAATGTAAATGGTTTTGATGCTACAACAGGAGCTTTACAATCTATATATTTGACTCATAATGTGGGACTTGGCCCTGATGGAGAATTAAGACGAGGAAATGTTGCAGATGGAATGAACCCTGTATCGAAATCAATCGGAGCTAATGCTTCTTTTAATCTAGAACAAGGTTGGAAATTAGATGATAATATTCGTTATTCTGCAAATAGTGGCGGGTTTATTTCTCCATTCCCTGCAGAAGTTGGTTCATCCTCTACAATAGCCAATTCGTTTGGAGTAGGTTCAAGTCTAACCTATGCAAACAGCGGAACTCCGTTTGACAATCCAAATGGATTAGTGGCCAGAATACACATGTTTGACACAAAATTAAATGATTTAAGTAACTTCATGAATGATTTAAAAATAACGAAAAAATTTGACAAAGTGGGAATCACTGCTGGTTTCTTCAAATCGATACAAAATATTTCTATGTCTTGGTTGTGGAATTCTTATTTACAGGAAGTGTCGGATAATAATCCACGTTTAATAAATGTAACAAATGCCACTGGTAATTTATTGTCCGAAAACGGTCTGTATGCTTACGGTGTTCCTACTTGGGGTAATTGTTGCACCAGAAATTATGACACACAATACAACGTTTCTGCTCCTTATGTAAATGTAACTATTGATGCTACTGACAAACTTTCGTTCGAAGGTGGGTTACGTTATGACTTAGGAAAGGTTTCTGGATCTTTTGCCGGTAGTGCACAGACCATTTTTGACATCAATAATGACGGTTCCATTTCTGTTCCCGAAACAAGTGTTTCGGCTATAAACACTGCAAATGAAACTGCTGTTCATTATGACTATGATTATGTTTCTTATACTATTGGAGCCAATTTTTTACTAACCGAAAAACAATCTCTTTTTGCTAGATATAGTAAAGGTGCTTCTGCAAAAGCAGATCGTATTTTATTCTCTGGATTGGATTACACAGATGGCAATAAAATAAATTCATTAGACTTTTTGACACAAGCCGAATTAGGGTATAAACAAAAATTTACTAAAGGGTATGTTTATGCAACTGCTTTCCATTCTAAAACTGACGAGCAAGGCGGTTATGAAGCCACTTCAAATAGTATCATAAAAAACAATTATAAATCGTATGGTTTAGAATTAGAATCCTCTTATAATGTGAGCGATAATTTTAATTTGCGAGGAGCTTTAACGTATACTAAAGCTGAAATTACATCTGGTAATAACAATGGAAATGAACCAAGAAGACAACCAAAATTGATGTATAATTTAATGCCAACTTATAGCTTTTTAGGCGATAAAAACACGATTGGATTGAGTTTTATTGGCCAAACCAAAGCGTATACACAAGATTCTAATGAACTAATAATGAATGGTTTTGTAATTGCAAATGCATTTGTAGAAATTGGAATTACAAAGGGATTGTCAGCAAATTTCTCCGTAAACAACTTATTTGACACCTTAGCAATTACAGAAACTGAAGAAGGGGCTATTACGGAAAATACAGTTAATTACGTAAGAGCAAGACCAATGCCTGGAAGGTCTACTTCAGTGGCTTTGTCTTATAGATTTTAA